One genomic region from Jiangella sp. DSM 45060 encodes:
- a CDS encoding M6 family metalloprotease domain-containing protein: protein MSSRRVRRARTLLIAVAASALLFPQLASAESAGPSQAPPLVPIDPQDWDNQYDLTWDDFVPVPGVDWTDPDNVPTKDTWRAALVLVDYPNMDFQISQPEGSTIFGTPIGVGDVPRDDVPEFYADLLNTPSDLNHRQTLNSYWMEDSYGQYGVEVDSFGPFRMPRNHFEYGNSPYGNTASCPPGFTCNGNYTRDARALYEANVPAEVRSQYDLIFFMGAGLDESTAWQVFGEMMFDSPEDVPDEFGPPAEFDPDGVMTNWMPTRYIPWTSWAAGSFTWASAGGGSGNMSESSGTAGFAHEFTHILGLGDNYNGAFAVPAQRTFTGQWDMMSQGSWNGPTGMHTRWKVPADGGSTVGPHHSIRNKLELGLIDTGDIVDLSRDGLASSGVVVAKVRARAAGPDEDDLLGVRVRLDGVAPVDRTPSCHPSTAGPECMGQADYTNYTLEVVQQLGVDSYTPGNGVLLYKNKDRGSNCGTATCFSWLIDPNPDDIGMVDFYQPDGTPRMVVTGDPRQVNDATFNAGTHSGTSYEWVDEDNRLHFYVIDVEEDADGVRTYTVAVRSLDGDGPQRRGVALDDGVPARHTPGKAATCTFPLENTGETAPVDAAAHPSDVTDETAADVYRLSVTSSGAGWDAELYNELAASPFGGAVEVPVYVTRDPGAVRSTTVTLTATSESDPAATATATCVVDVAATTVRR from the coding sequence ATGTCATCGCGACGCGTCCGCCGGGCGCGGACGCTGCTGATCGCCGTGGCCGCGTCCGCGCTGCTGTTCCCGCAGCTCGCGAGCGCCGAGAGCGCCGGCCCGTCGCAAGCTCCGCCGCTCGTCCCGATCGACCCGCAGGATTGGGACAACCAGTACGACCTCACCTGGGACGACTTCGTCCCGGTGCCGGGCGTCGACTGGACCGACCCGGACAACGTGCCCACCAAGGACACCTGGCGGGCGGCGCTCGTGCTGGTCGACTACCCGAACATGGACTTCCAGATCAGCCAGCCGGAGGGCTCCACGATCTTCGGCACCCCGATCGGCGTCGGCGACGTCCCGCGCGACGACGTCCCGGAGTTCTACGCCGACCTGCTCAACACGCCGAGCGACCTCAACCACAGGCAGACGCTGAACTCGTACTGGATGGAGGACTCCTACGGCCAGTACGGCGTCGAGGTCGACTCCTTCGGGCCGTTCCGGATGCCCCGCAACCACTTCGAGTACGGCAACTCGCCGTACGGCAACACCGCCAGCTGCCCGCCCGGCTTCACCTGCAACGGCAACTACACCCGCGACGCCCGCGCGCTGTACGAGGCGAACGTGCCGGCCGAGGTGCGCAGCCAGTACGACCTGATCTTCTTCATGGGCGCCGGCCTGGACGAGTCGACCGCCTGGCAGGTGTTCGGCGAGATGATGTTCGACTCGCCCGAGGACGTGCCGGACGAGTTCGGCCCGCCGGCCGAGTTCGACCCCGACGGCGTCATGACGAACTGGATGCCGACCCGCTACATCCCGTGGACCTCGTGGGCGGCCGGCTCGTTCACCTGGGCCAGCGCCGGCGGCGGCAGCGGCAACATGTCGGAGTCGTCGGGCACCGCCGGGTTCGCCCACGAGTTCACCCACATCCTGGGCCTCGGCGACAACTACAACGGCGCCTTCGCGGTGCCGGCCCAGCGGACCTTCACCGGCCAGTGGGACATGATGAGCCAGGGCTCCTGGAACGGCCCGACCGGCATGCACACCCGCTGGAAGGTCCCGGCCGACGGCGGCTCGACCGTCGGGCCGCACCACAGCATCCGCAACAAGCTCGAACTGGGCCTCATCGACACCGGCGACATCGTCGACCTCAGCCGGGACGGGCTGGCGTCCTCCGGCGTCGTGGTCGCGAAGGTGCGGGCGCGGGCGGCCGGCCCGGACGAGGACGACCTGCTGGGCGTGCGCGTCCGGCTCGACGGCGTCGCGCCGGTGGACCGCACGCCGTCGTGCCACCCGTCGACCGCCGGCCCGGAGTGCATGGGCCAAGCCGACTACACGAACTACACCCTCGAGGTGGTGCAGCAGCTCGGCGTCGACTCGTACACGCCCGGCAACGGCGTGCTGCTCTACAAGAACAAGGACCGGGGCAGCAACTGCGGCACGGCCACCTGCTTCTCGTGGCTGATCGACCCCAACCCCGACGACATCGGGATGGTCGACTTCTACCAGCCCGACGGCACGCCGCGGATGGTCGTCACCGGCGACCCGCGCCAGGTCAACGACGCCACGTTCAACGCCGGCACGCACTCGGGCACGTCCTACGAGTGGGTCGACGAGGACAACCGGCTGCACTTCTACGTCATCGACGTCGAGGAGGACGCCGACGGCGTGCGCACCTACACCGTCGCCGTCCGCTCGCTCGACGGCGACGGGCCGCAGCGGCGCGGCGTCGCGCTGGACGACGGCGTGCCCGCCCGGCACACCCCCGGCAAGGCGGCCACCTGCACGTTCCCGCTGGAGAACACCGGCGAGACGGCGCCGGTCGACGCGGCGGCGCACCCGAGCGACGTCACGGACGAGACGGCGGCCGACGTGTACCGGCTGTCGGTGACGTCGTCCGGCGCCGGCTGGGACGCCGAGCTGTACAACGAGCTGGCCGCGAGCCCGTTCGGCGGCGCCGTCGAGGTGCCGGTGTACGTCACCCGCGACCCGGGGGCGGTCCGGTCGACCACCGTCACGCTGACCGCGACCTCGGAGAGCGACCCGGCCGCGACGGCGACGGCCACCTGCGTGGTCGACGTCGCCGCCACCACGGTGCGGCGCTGA
- a CDS encoding peptidase M6 codes for MRLMHRPRRTLRAAGLTFTAAALVLGMSAAAVQADPPDFAVEPIDPQNWINQYDMTWDDWTDIPGTEWNDPDVKPSERGLRIALVAVDFKDIPFVITQPKGSDPFGNPQIDPIEREDVPDFYRDYYMEPNEYNHGRTIHEYWMEQSRGRLGVNEMDTFGPYTLPRNQFEYGLNESWIRNAPGEHCPEGYTCNGNVEGDTDTLWRADLAEQGTPCVGSRCGYDVVLRVYAGYDQTSVWQEFGEMMFDSKEDVPDEWGPPEWLDPDDSMPNWAPTRYVEWTSWLASSQRWGSASIRQAESSGTITHEMGHFFFSIGDNNNNPFSDRQSPPSPFHRVGSAPWDMMDRGSFNGPGGHHMRWVVPPNMGGWSPAGLMVRNKMLAGIADNLVELSRENLANTGVYVDRVTARAVDAGEDGTSGVRVRLDGEGIPDRTPDCDADTDPFCHTERLANGTTGWDDYTVEVVDRMGFDSFTPDSGVMIAKNKPRGSNTCGYSCFNWTIDANPEDIGLVDFYRPDGTPVMASIADHRQLNDALFHAGTNSGSEYEYVDEHNRLHFYVIDMQRDDDGVLSYDLAVRSLDGDGTQDRGVELGEGDVEGLRTSQAAQCTFPLTNTGSAATTTAGHPTDVASKLDNDVYRLSVASSGQGWTAQLDNALATARAGDTVEVPVYVTRETPAARETTVTLTATSESDPAASTSVTCTVAVKDTNPRR; via the coding sequence ATGAGACTCATGCACCGACCCCGCCGAACGCTTCGCGCCGCAGGTCTCACGTTCACCGCCGCAGCCCTCGTGCTCGGGATGTCCGCAGCGGCCGTCCAGGCCGATCCGCCGGACTTCGCCGTCGAGCCGATCGACCCGCAGAACTGGATCAACCAGTACGACATGACCTGGGACGACTGGACCGACATCCCGGGCACCGAGTGGAACGACCCCGACGTCAAGCCGAGCGAGCGCGGCCTGCGCATCGCCCTCGTCGCGGTCGACTTCAAGGACATCCCGTTCGTCATCACGCAGCCGAAGGGGTCGGACCCGTTCGGCAACCCGCAGATCGACCCGATCGAGCGCGAGGACGTCCCGGACTTCTACCGCGACTACTACATGGAGCCGAACGAGTACAACCACGGCCGCACCATCCACGAGTACTGGATGGAGCAGAGCCGCGGCCGCCTCGGCGTGAACGAGATGGACACGTTCGGCCCGTACACGCTCCCGCGCAACCAGTTCGAGTACGGCCTCAACGAGAGCTGGATCCGCAACGCCCCGGGCGAGCACTGTCCCGAGGGCTACACCTGCAACGGCAACGTCGAGGGCGACACCGACACCCTCTGGCGGGCCGACCTCGCCGAGCAGGGCACGCCCTGCGTGGGCAGCCGGTGCGGCTACGACGTCGTGCTGCGCGTCTACGCCGGCTACGACCAGACCTCGGTCTGGCAGGAGTTCGGCGAGATGATGTTCGACTCCAAGGAGGACGTCCCCGACGAGTGGGGTCCGCCGGAGTGGCTCGACCCCGACGACTCGATGCCCAACTGGGCGCCGACGCGCTACGTCGAGTGGACCTCGTGGCTGGCGTCGTCGCAGCGCTGGGGCAGCGCCTCGATCCGTCAGGCGGAGAGCTCGGGCACCATCACGCACGAGATGGGGCACTTCTTCTTCAGCATCGGCGACAACAACAACAATCCGTTCTCGGACCGGCAGAGCCCGCCGTCACCGTTCCACCGCGTGGGATCCGCGCCCTGGGACATGATGGACCGCGGCTCGTTCAACGGCCCCGGTGGCCACCACATGCGCTGGGTGGTGCCGCCGAACATGGGCGGGTGGTCGCCGGCCGGCCTGATGGTGCGCAACAAGATGCTGGCCGGCATCGCCGACAACCTGGTGGAGCTCAGCCGCGAGAACCTGGCGAACACCGGCGTCTACGTCGACCGGGTCACGGCGCGCGCCGTCGACGCGGGCGAGGACGGCACATCCGGCGTCCGCGTCAGGCTGGACGGTGAGGGCATCCCGGACCGCACGCCCGACTGCGACGCCGACACCGACCCGTTCTGCCACACCGAGCGGCTGGCCAACGGCACGACGGGCTGGGACGACTACACCGTCGAGGTCGTCGACCGGATGGGCTTCGACTCGTTCACGCCGGACAGCGGTGTGATGATCGCGAAGAACAAGCCGCGCGGCTCGAACACCTGCGGCTACAGCTGCTTCAACTGGACCATCGACGCCAACCCCGAGGACATCGGGCTGGTCGACTTCTACCGGCCCGACGGCACTCCCGTCATGGCGTCGATCGCCGACCACCGCCAGCTCAACGACGCCCTCTTCCACGCCGGCACCAACTCCGGCTCGGAGTACGAGTACGTCGACGAGCACAACCGGCTGCACTTCTACGTCATCGACATGCAGCGCGACGACGACGGCGTGCTGTCGTACGATCTCGCGGTGCGGTCGCTCGACGGCGACGGCACGCAGGACCGCGGGGTGGAGCTCGGCGAGGGCGACGTCGAGGGCCTGCGGACCAGCCAGGCGGCTCAGTGCACGTTCCCGCTGACGAACACCGGCTCGGCCGCGACGACCACCGCGGGCCACCCGACCGACGTCGCGTCGAAGCTGGACAACGACGTGTACCGGCTGTCGGTGGCGTCCAGCGGCCAGGGCTGGACGGCGCAGCTGGACAACGCGCTCGCCACCGCGCGGGCCGGCGACACCGTCGAGGTGCCGGTGTACGTCACCCGTGAGACGCCGGCGGCGCGCGAGACCACGGTCACGCTCACCGCGACCTCGGAGAGCGACCCGGCCGCCAGCACGTCCGTCACCTGTACGGTTGCGGTCAAGGACACCAACCCGCGCCGTTGA
- a CDS encoding ABC transporter ATP-binding protein — protein sequence MSLLEVRDLSVTFTRSGSDPVRAVDGVTFDVAAGQSVGIVGESGSGKSVTSLAVMGLLPSRGVEVGGTVTLDGNELTDMDQRALRDVRGRDVAMIFQDPMTSLNPVVTNGKQLVEVLTRHAGLTKGEAKAEAEQLLRRVGIPDPVRRLGEYPHQLSGGMRQRVMIAIAIACRPKLLIADEPTTALDVTIQAQILDLLRTLVAESGCGMIMITHDLGVVAGLCDDVHVMYSGRIVESAGTKDLFARPSHPYTDGLLQSIPRIDDDDPADLLHTIPGSARDTVAWERGCAFQPRCERAVAECLSGPPPVAELGTPIVPHPVRCVRPVGQDVSLHEGNVAR from the coding sequence ATGAGCCTGCTCGAAGTGCGCGACCTGTCCGTCACGTTCACCCGGTCCGGCAGCGATCCGGTGCGCGCCGTCGACGGCGTCACGTTCGACGTCGCCGCGGGCCAGTCCGTCGGCATCGTCGGCGAGTCCGGGTCCGGGAAGTCGGTGACGTCGCTGGCCGTCATGGGGCTGCTGCCGTCGCGCGGCGTCGAGGTGGGCGGCACCGTCACCCTCGACGGCAACGAGCTGACGGACATGGACCAGCGCGCCCTGCGCGACGTCCGCGGCCGCGACGTCGCGATGATCTTCCAGGACCCGATGACGTCGCTGAACCCGGTGGTCACCAATGGCAAGCAGCTGGTCGAGGTGCTCACCCGGCACGCCGGGCTGACCAAGGGCGAGGCGAAGGCCGAGGCGGAGCAGTTGCTGCGCCGCGTCGGCATCCCCGACCCGGTGCGCCGCCTCGGCGAGTACCCGCACCAGCTCTCCGGCGGCATGCGTCAGCGGGTGATGATCGCCATCGCGATCGCCTGCCGGCCGAAGCTGCTGATCGCGGACGAGCCGACGACGGCGCTCGACGTCACCATCCAGGCGCAGATCCTCGACCTGCTGCGCACGCTGGTGGCCGAGAGCGGCTGCGGGATGATCATGATCACGCATGACCTCGGCGTCGTCGCCGGCCTGTGCGACGACGTCCACGTCATGTACTCCGGCCGCATCGTGGAGTCGGCGGGGACGAAGGACCTGTTCGCACGGCCGTCGCACCCGTACACCGACGGCCTGCTGCAGTCGATCCCGCGCATCGACGACGACGATCCGGCCGACCTGCTGCACACCATCCCCGGTTCCGCCCGCGACACCGTCGCATGGGAGCGTGGGTGTGCCTTCCAGCCGCGCTGCGAGCGGGCGGTGGCCGAGTGCCTGTCCGGTCCGCCGCCGGTGGCCGAGCTCGGCACGCCGATCGTGCCGCACCCGGTCCGCTGCGTGCGGCCGGTCGGCCAGGACGTGAGCCTGCACGAAGGGAACGTGGCCCGGTGA
- a CDS encoding ABC transporter ATP-binding protein, translating to MSLLQVRDLEVHFPIKAGTLFQRTVGAVKAVDGVDLDIEAGTTFGLVGESGCGKSTLGRAIMRLTEPTKGSVTLDGQDILALSERKMRAVRRQFQMVFQDPMASLDPRQSVESMLTEPLRAHKFPGGSAAHAKRVRELLDVVGLPESVVNRYPHEFSGGQRQRLGIARALALNPSLIIADEPVSALDVSIQAQVINLLKELQERFSLTYVVIAHDLAVVRHISKTVAVMYLGGIVEQAPAADLYRQPLHPYTRALMSAVPVPDPNVEESRNRILLQGDLPSPANPPAGCRFHTRCPWKQAAKCDTERPALRELPLVAPGHKVACHYAEDILSGKLAPHEVKPEDVALTPAADDTSGTETAVDATGAHVAGGLTPGGPPGAH from the coding sequence GTGAGCCTGCTCCAAGTCCGTGACCTCGAGGTCCACTTCCCGATCAAGGCGGGGACGCTGTTCCAGCGCACCGTCGGCGCCGTCAAGGCCGTCGACGGCGTCGACCTCGACATCGAGGCCGGCACGACGTTCGGGCTGGTCGGCGAGTCCGGCTGCGGCAAGTCGACGCTCGGCCGCGCGATCATGCGGCTGACCGAGCCGACGAAGGGCTCCGTCACGCTGGACGGCCAGGACATCCTGGCGCTCAGCGAGCGGAAGATGCGCGCCGTTCGCCGCCAGTTCCAGATGGTCTTCCAGGACCCGATGGCCAGCCTCGACCCGCGGCAGAGCGTGGAGTCGATGCTCACCGAGCCGCTGCGGGCGCACAAGTTCCCCGGCGGCTCGGCCGCGCACGCCAAGCGCGTCCGCGAGCTGCTCGACGTCGTCGGGCTGCCCGAGTCGGTGGTGAACCGGTACCCGCACGAGTTCTCCGGCGGGCAGCGCCAGCGCCTCGGCATCGCCCGCGCGCTGGCCCTGAACCCGTCGCTGATCATCGCCGACGAGCCGGTGTCCGCGCTGGACGTGTCGATCCAGGCGCAGGTGATCAACCTGCTCAAGGAGTTGCAGGAGCGGTTCTCGCTCACCTACGTCGTCATCGCGCACGACCTCGCCGTCGTCCGGCACATCAGCAAGACGGTCGCCGTCATGTACCTGGGCGGCATCGTCGAGCAGGCGCCGGCCGCCGACCTCTACCGCCAGCCGCTGCACCCGTACACGCGGGCGCTGATGAGCGCGGTGCCGGTGCCCGACCCGAACGTCGAGGAATCGCGCAACCGCATCCTGCTGCAGGGCGACCTGCCGTCGCCGGCGAACCCGCCGGCCGGCTGCCGGTTCCACACCCGGTGCCCGTGGAAGCAGGCGGCGAAGTGCGACACCGAGCGTCCGGCGCTGCGCGAGCTGCCGCTGGTGGCGCCCGGGCACAAGGTGGCCTGCCACTACGCCGAGGACATCCTGTCCGGGAAGCTCGCGCCGCACGAGGTGAAGCCCGAGGACGTCGCGCTGACACCCGCCGCCGACGACACCAGCGGAACCGAGACCGCCGTCGACGCTACTGGGGCGCACGTCGCCGGCGGGCTCACCCCCGGAGGACCGCCCGGTGCCCACTGA
- a CDS encoding ABC transporter permease yields the protein MLRFIVRRLLLLVPILLGLSVLLFAWVRALPGGPAQALLGERATPEAVAAIESQLGLDRPLWEQYLQFLGRAVRLDFGASLQTGQPVIDEMVRRFPATIELALAALLIAVAVGIPLGYLAARRYGTWIDSLAVTGSLLGVTIPIFFLAYILKYVFSVELGWLPTAGRADARARAEHPTGFYVLDGIVTGNLDASWDAIQHLILPALALASIPLAVIVRITRASVLNVVNEDYVRTAEAKGLLPGTITRRHVLKNAMLPVTTVIGLQLGVLLAGAVLTETVFAFAGVGKFMADAIVQRDFPTIQGFILVIAVVYVVINMIVDLVYGLLDPRVRVS from the coding sequence GTGCTGAGATTCATCGTCCGGCGCCTTCTCCTGCTCGTCCCGATCCTGCTGGGTCTGTCGGTCCTGCTGTTCGCATGGGTCCGCGCCCTTCCCGGCGGTCCGGCACAAGCACTGCTGGGAGAACGGGCCACGCCGGAGGCCGTCGCGGCGATCGAATCGCAGCTGGGCCTGGACCGCCCGCTCTGGGAGCAGTACCTCCAGTTCCTGGGGCGGGCCGTCCGGCTCGACTTCGGCGCGTCGCTGCAGACCGGGCAGCCGGTCATCGACGAGATGGTGCGCCGGTTCCCGGCCACCATCGAGCTGGCGCTCGCGGCGCTGCTGATCGCCGTCGCCGTCGGGATCCCGCTGGGGTACCTGGCGGCCCGGCGCTACGGCACCTGGATCGACAGCCTCGCGGTGACGGGGTCGCTGCTCGGCGTGACGATCCCGATCTTCTTCCTGGCGTACATCCTCAAGTACGTCTTCTCGGTCGAGCTCGGCTGGCTGCCCACCGCCGGCCGGGCCGACGCGAGAGCCCGGGCGGAGCATCCCACCGGGTTCTACGTCCTCGACGGCATCGTCACCGGCAATCTGGACGCCAGCTGGGACGCCATCCAGCACCTGATCCTGCCGGCGCTGGCGCTGGCGTCGATCCCGCTCGCGGTGATCGTCCGCATCACGAGGGCGTCGGTCCTCAACGTCGTCAACGAGGACTACGTGCGCACCGCCGAGGCCAAGGGCCTGCTGCCGGGCACGATCACCCGGCGGCACGTGCTGAAGAACGCGATGCTGCCGGTGACGACGGTCATCGGCCTGCAGCTCGGCGTCCTGCTGGCCGGTGCGGTGCTCACCGAGACCGTGTTCGCGTTCGCCGGCGTCGGCAAGTTCATGGCCGACGCGATCGTGCAACGCGACTTCCCGACCATTCAGGGGTTCATCCTGGTCATCGCCGTCGTGTACGTCGTCATCAACATGATCGTCGACCTGGTCTACGGGTTGCTCGATCCGCGGGTGAGGGTCTCATGA
- a CDS encoding TlpA disulfide reductase family protein, producing MRRVLTGVVVAVLALAGCSGSDDPAAVSFELPGDVPADVTFIDAPATAPPAPSFELELLDGSTLDLAEQWEQRPVVLVFFESFCELCAQQQADITALSEEYRDSVLFVGVGSATSEDDAAEYLREHDIAYPVGLDPDGEVFRRYGVDEPPLVALIARGGQLVRGWPGGVDDLGSQLTEFVVAG from the coding sequence GTGAGGCGGGTTCTGACCGGTGTGGTCGTGGCGGTGCTGGCGCTGGCCGGGTGCTCGGGGTCGGACGACCCCGCCGCGGTCTCGTTCGAGCTGCCCGGCGACGTGCCGGCCGACGTGACGTTCATCGACGCTCCGGCGACCGCGCCGCCGGCGCCGTCGTTCGAGCTGGAGCTGCTCGACGGCAGCACCCTCGACCTCGCGGAGCAGTGGGAGCAGCGGCCGGTCGTGCTGGTGTTCTTCGAGTCGTTCTGCGAGCTGTGCGCGCAGCAGCAGGCCGACATCACCGCGCTGAGCGAGGAGTACCGCGACTCCGTCCTTTTCGTCGGCGTCGGCAGCGCGACCAGCGAGGACGACGCCGCCGAGTACCTGCGCGAGCACGACATCGCCTACCCGGTCGGTCTCGATCCCGACGGCGAGGTGTTCCGGCGCTACGGCGTCGACGAGCCGCCGCTGGTGGCGTTGATCGCGCGCGGCGGGCAGCTGGTGCGCGGCTGGCCGGGCGGCGTGGACGATCTCGGCAGCCAGCTGACGGAGTTCGTCGTCGCCGGATGA
- a CDS encoding ABC transporter permease, with protein sequence MSVNEVVAGEPGGPAPAPTEAAARPPSSLGREALRRLVRNPMAVVGMALIAVFVLVAIFAPLIAPYSPTDNSWLDQVRPGQYPGPSAEHWLGIDPLGRDVFSRIIYGARQSLLIGVVALALGAVAGIALGVLAGAFGGWVDTVVMRFVDIMLSVPGLLFAIAVAAMLGQSLTSVMIAIAVVNVPIFARLLRGEMLGQRGADYVLAARSLGISRSAIVFRHVLPNSFTPVIVQGTLTLALAIVEAAGLAFLGLSGSDPSAPEWGRMLTDAQETLTSAPMLAIYPGLAIVLAALGFTLVGESLREALDPKFRR encoded by the coding sequence ATGAGCGTCAACGAGGTGGTCGCCGGCGAGCCGGGCGGACCGGCCCCGGCCCCGACGGAGGCGGCCGCGCGGCCGCCGTCCAGCCTGGGCCGCGAGGCCCTGCGCCGGCTGGTGCGCAACCCGATGGCGGTCGTGGGCATGGCGCTCATCGCCGTCTTCGTCCTGGTCGCGATCTTCGCGCCGCTGATCGCGCCGTACTCCCCCACGGACAACTCCTGGCTGGACCAGGTCCGCCCGGGCCAGTACCCGGGCCCGTCCGCCGAGCACTGGCTGGGCATCGACCCGCTCGGCCGCGACGTGTTCTCCCGGATCATCTACGGCGCCCGGCAGTCGCTGCTGATCGGCGTCGTCGCGCTGGCGCTGGGCGCCGTCGCCGGCATCGCGCTGGGCGTGCTGGCCGGCGCGTTCGGTGGCTGGGTCGACACCGTCGTCATGCGCTTCGTCGACATCATGCTGTCGGTGCCCGGCCTGCTCTTCGCCATCGCCGTCGCCGCGATGCTCGGCCAGAGCCTCACCTCGGTGATGATCGCGATCGCCGTGGTGAACGTGCCGATCTTCGCCAGGCTGTTGCGCGGCGAGATGCTCGGGCAGCGCGGCGCCGACTACGTGCTGGCGGCGCGGTCGCTGGGCATCTCGCGCTCGGCGATCGTGTTCCGGCACGTGCTGCCGAACTCGTTCACCCCGGTCATCGTGCAGGGCACGCTGACGCTGGCGCTGGCCATCGTCGAGGCGGCCGGGCTGGCCTTCCTCGGGCTGTCCGGCAGCGACCCGTCGGCGCCCGAGTGGGGCCGCATGCTCACCGACGCGCAGGAGACGCTGACGTCGGCGCCGATGCTGGCGATCTACCCCGGCCTGGCCATCGTCCTCGCCGCGCTCGGCTTCACCCTGGTGGGCGAGTCGTTGCGCGAGGCCCTCGACCCGAAGTTCCGGCGGTGA
- a CDS encoding ABC transporter substrate-binding protein, whose translation MRVHRKAGRVLALTAAVGLLVAACGGDDSGGSGDSGSGSDNGGDPKTFIFGASEDPKTLDAAYVSDGESFRVIFQVYETLVQLEPGTTEVVPGLAEEWEVSDDGLTYTFHLREGVTFHDGEPFDAEAVCYNFDRWYNFTGPAQSGDVTYYWQTVFGGFATKEVDSAPDTSRYQSCAATDELTATLTLTEPSSALLAGLVLPAFSIASPKAIEEGGTDIVASGDSFTYSGGFGSEVVAGTGPFQFVSWDRGESLVLERNEDYWGEAPALDEIIFRPIADPTARLQALQAGEIDAYEGVNAADIGAIEGNGDQVVERPAFNVGYVGFNNKLPIFQNEKIRQAIAHALNRQGLLDAAYPEGAVVANQFLPPDQWGYNDSVEGYEYDPDLARQLIQESGETNLTLEFWYPSDVSRPYMPDPQAVYESFAADLQAVGFTIVPKTVPWTPDYLQNIQGDGLGQLHLLGWTGDYADPDNFVGTFFRQDRPEFGFTDPTIQGKLNEALGMTDQAERETLYQEINQLLYEYIPGVPFVHNQPLLALAGDITGYTPSPVSLEYFKLVDIEG comes from the coding sequence ATGCGTGTGCACCGCAAGGCAGGGCGAGTCCTCGCCCTCACCGCCGCCGTCGGGCTGCTGGTCGCAGCCTGTGGCGGCGACGACTCCGGCGGTTCGGGTGATTCCGGCTCCGGCAGTGACAACGGCGGCGACCCGAAGACCTTCATCTTCGGCGCGTCCGAGGACCCGAAGACGCTCGACGCCGCCTACGTCTCCGACGGCGAGTCGTTCCGCGTGATCTTCCAGGTGTACGAGACCCTCGTCCAGCTCGAGCCCGGCACCACCGAGGTCGTGCCCGGCCTGGCCGAGGAGTGGGAGGTCAGCGACGACGGCCTCACCTACACGTTCCACCTGCGCGAGGGCGTCACGTTCCACGACGGCGAGCCGTTCGACGCCGAGGCGGTCTGCTACAACTTCGACCGCTGGTACAACTTCACCGGCCCCGCGCAGAGCGGCGACGTCACCTACTACTGGCAGACGGTGTTCGGTGGCTTCGCCACCAAGGAGGTCGACTCCGCGCCCGACACCAGCCGCTACCAGTCCTGCGCGGCCACCGACGAGCTCACCGCCACGCTGACGCTGACGGAGCCGTCGTCGGCGCTGCTGGCCGGCCTGGTGCTCCCGGCGTTCTCGATCGCCAGCCCGAAGGCCATCGAGGAGGGCGGCACCGACATCGTCGCGTCCGGCGACTCGTTCACCTACAGCGGCGGCTTCGGCTCCGAGGTCGTAGCCGGCACCGGCCCGTTCCAGTTCGTCAGCTGGGACCGCGGCGAGAGCCTGGTCCTCGAGCGCAACGAGGACTACTGGGGCGAGGCGCCCGCGCTGGACGAGATCATCTTCCGGCCGATCGCCGACCCGACCGCCCGCCTCCAGGCGCTGCAGGCCGGTGAGATCGACGCCTACGAGGGCGTCAACGCCGCCGACATCGGCGCCATCGAGGGCAACGGCGACCAGGTCGTCGAGCGCCCGGCGTTCAACGTCGGCTACGTCGGCTTCAACAACAAGCTGCCGATCTTCCAGAACGAGAAGATCCGCCAGGCCATCGCGCACGCGCTGAACCGGCAGGGGCTGCTCGACGCCGCGTACCCGGAGGGCGCCGTCGTCGCCAACCAGTTCCTCCCGCCGGACCAGTGGGGCTACAACGACAGCGTCGAGGGCTACGAGTACGACCCGGACCTCGCCCGCCAGCTGATCCAGGAGTCCGGCGAGACCAACCTGACGCTGGAGTTCTGGTACCCGTCCGACGTGTCGCGGCCGTACATGCCGGACCCGCAGGCCGTGTACGAGTCGTTCGCCGCCGACCTGCAGGCCGTCGGCTTCACCATCGTCCCGAAGACGGTGCCGTGGACGCCCGACTACCTGCAGAACATCCAGGGCGACGGCCTCGGCCAGCTGCACCTGCTCGGCTGGACCGGCGACTACGCCGACCCGGACAACTTCGTCGGCACGTTCTTCCGCCAGGACCGGCCGGAGTTCGGCTTCACCGACCCGACCATCCAGGGCAAGCTGAACGAGGCCCTCGGCATGACCGACCAGGCCGAGCGCGAGACGCTGTACCAGGAGATCAACCAGCTGCTGTACGAGTACATCCCTGGCGTTCCGTTCGTCCACAACCAGCCGCTGCTCGCGCTCGCCGGCGACATCACGGGCTACACCCCGTCGCCGGTCAGCCTCGAGTACTTCAAGCTGGTCGACATCGAGGGCTGA